One window of the bacterium genome contains the following:
- a CDS encoding HAD family hydrolase, producing MEKIIFLDRDGVISIFTPNDFIKKWEEFKFLPDAIEGLKILTDAGYKIVIISNQSGVGKKIFTEEDLNEITENMKKILFTNGIEIYRVYYCTHTEKDNCNCRKPKPGLFLKAREEIGNIDFSKTFFIGDSEKDVIAGKTVGAKTILVLSGQTKSKKETEKWEIKPDYIFKNLKESAEFIIGRKYGEI from the coding sequence ATGGAAAAGATAATTTTTTTAGATAGAGATGGAGTTATTTCTATTTTTACTCCAAATGATTTTATTAAAAAATGGGAAGAATTTAAATTTTTGCCAGATGCAATTGAAGGGTTGAAAATTTTAACAGATGCTGGATATAAAATAGTTATAATATCAAATCAATCAGGTGTAGGAAAGAAAATTTTTACAGAAGAAGACCTGAATGAAATCACAGAAAATATGAAAAAAATACTATTTACCAATGGAATAGAAATTTATAGAGTTTATTATTGTACCCATACAGAAAAAGATAATTGTAATTGTAGAAAACCAAAACCAGGACTTTTCTTAAAAGCGAGAGAAGAAATTGGAAATATTGATTTTTCTAAGACATTTTTTATAGGAGATTCAGAAAAAGATGTTATAGCAGGAAAAACAGTTGGTGCAAAAACAATTCTTGTCCTTTCAGGACAGACAAAATCAAAGAAAGAAACAGAAAAATGGGAAATAAAACCAGACTATATTTTTAAAAATTTGAAAGAAAGTGCAGAGTTTATAATTGGGAGGAAATATGGAGAAATATGA
- the argC gene encoding N-acetyl-gamma-glutamyl-phosphate reductase: MDKKIKVGIFGISGSAGEKLTEILTFHPLVEITAGYVASDEKQQNIEEIIPKLKGIINFECKNKIDWEFIKENCDLVFLSLPHSVSMNYVPELLKLGKKIIDLSADFRFKDISVYEKWYVKHICPEFINNVVYGLPELYRDEIKKTSFIANPGCYPTSVILGLLPLIKNNLIEENIIANSVSGVTGAGKKPSETNIFIQCNENISAYKIGSHRHQPEIEEILKSVGGKNYKVLFVPHLAPYDQGILSTIYIKTNRMLEEKEITNLYNEFYKNEPFIRLMDYGNCPSVKNVRDTNFCDIGFKIIENNIVIMSAIDNLVKGASGQAIQNMNLMYGLKETLPFL, encoded by the coding sequence GTGGACAAAAAGATAAAAGTCGGGATATTTGGTATAAGTGGGAGTGCAGGAGAAAAACTTACAGAGATACTTACTTTTCATCCATTAGTAGAAATAACTGCTGGGTATGTTGCTTCTGATGAAAAACAACAAAATATAGAAGAAATTATTCCAAAACTTAAAGGTATTATAAATTTTGAATGTAAAAATAAAATTGATTGGGAATTTATAAAAGAAAATTGTGATTTAGTTTTTTTATCTCTTCCTCACTCTGTCTCTATGAACTATGTTCCTGAACTATTAAAATTAGGTAAAAAAATAATTGATTTGAGTGCTGATTTTCGTTTTAAAGATATTTCTGTTTATGAAAAATGGTATGTAAAACACATTTGTCCTGAATTTATAAATAATGTTGTTTATGGACTGCCTGAACTTTATAGAGATGAAATTAAAAAAACATCTTTTATAGCAAACCCTGGATGTTATCCCACATCAGTCATTTTAGGATTACTTCCTCTTATAAAAAATAACCTAATTGAAGAGAATATAATAGCAAATTCTGTAAGTGGTGTAACAGGAGCAGGAAAAAAACCATCAGAAACTAACATTTTTATTCAATGCAACGAAAACATATCCGCATATAAAATAGGTAGCCATAGACACCAACCAGAAATTGAAGAAATTTTAAAAAGTGTTGGGGGAAAAAATTATAAAGTCCTTTTTGTACCACATCTTGCTCCTTATGACCAGGGCATTTTATCAACCATATACATAAAGACAAATAGAATGTTAGAAGAAAAAGAAATTACTAACTTATATAATGAATTTTATAAAAATGAACCATTTATTCGTCTTATGGACTATGGTAACTGCCCATCAGTAAAAAATGTTAGAGATACAAATTTTTGTGATATTGGCTTTAAAATTATTGAGAATAATATTGTTATAATGTCAGCAATTGATAATTTAGTTAAGGGAGCAAGCGGTCAGGCAATTCAAAATATGAACTTGATGTATGGACTTAAAGAAACCCTCCCCTTTCTATAA
- the rpsI gene encoding 30S ribosomal protein S9, which produces MEKGNLTIAVGRRKTSRAIVKFKEGKGEIKINNKEISTYFPLFYQKEEVLKPLSVTDTKDKFDINVKVEGGGITGQIDATKLAIARALIKYDPSLTPKLREFGLLTRDPRMPERKKYGQKKARKKFQWTKR; this is translated from the coding sequence ATGGAGAAGGGAAATTTAACAATAGCAGTTGGAAGAAGAAAAACATCAAGAGCAATAGTTAAATTTAAAGAAGGAAAAGGTGAAATAAAAATAAACAATAAAGAAATTTCAACTTATTTTCCTTTATTTTATCAAAAAGAAGAGGTTTTAAAACCACTTTCAGTAACTGATACAAAAGATAAATTTGATATAAATGTAAAAGTTGAAGGTGGAGGGATTACAGGACAAATTGATGCTACCAAACTTGCAATAGCAAGAGCATTAATAAAATATGACCCATCTCTTACGCCAAAATTAAGAGAATTTGGACTTCTTACAAGGGACCCGAGGATGCCTGAAAGAAAAAAGTACGGACAGAAAAAAGCAAGAAAGAAATTCCAGTGGACAAAAAGATAA
- the speD gene encoding adenosylmethionine decarboxylase has protein sequence MKKELYLVSPVGTHLIIDLYDCRCDFLDNSEKIQNLLIEVAKISNTTILSVKVHKFTPMGVSGYVLISESHISIHTWPEFNYASVDIYTCGDNSLPTKGFECIVEKLNSQKPTILKFERGFYAKKFKHDYG, from the coding sequence ATGAAGAAAGAACTTTATCTTGTGTCTCCAGTTGGTACCCACCTTATAATTGACCTTTATGATTGTAGATGCGATTTTCTTGATAATTCAGAAAAAATACAAAATCTCTTAATAGAAGTAGCAAAAATTTCTAATACCACTATTTTAAGTGTAAAAGTTCATAAATTTACCCCTATGGGAGTTAGTGGTTATGTTCTTATAAGTGAAAGTCATATAAGTATTCATACATGGCCAGAGTTTAATTATGCTTCCGTAGATATTTATACATGTGGAGATAATTCATTACCAACAAAAGGATTTGAATGTATAGTTGAAAAACTTAATTCACAGAAACCAACAATACTTAAATTTGAAAGGGGATTTTATGCAAAAAAATTTAAACATGACTATGGTTGA
- a CDS encoding spermidine synthase encodes MQKNLNMTMVDWYSEGIGLCYVVEKKILEKQTKYQKIEICISKQFGKLLFIDGNLQSVEKFEENYHEILVHPAIFPHPDCKKVLIIGGGEGATLREVLKHPVEKTKMVDIDGEMIEIAKNYLKYDRGAFCDKRTELIIDDGVKFIKKEEEIYDVIIVDATDPSNNSHYLYTTDFYIKVFLRLNKFGIFTTYAGGGYYFQPEILKMIYKNMKNVFDMVKIYSFPIAGFLPGFSFIIGVKGNINIENIPEIKTKIELKYYSPEIHHHLFVLPYYFEKELKIL; translated from the coding sequence ATGCAAAAAAATTTAAACATGACTATGGTTGACTGGTATTCAGAAGGGATTGGTCTATGTTATGTGGTGGAAAAGAAAATTTTAGAAAAGCAAACTAAATATCAGAAAATTGAAATTTGTATTTCAAAGCAGTTTGGTAAACTCTTATTTATAGATGGCAATTTACAATCAGTTGAAAAATTTGAAGAAAATTATCATGAAATTCTTGTTCATCCTGCAATTTTCCCTCATCCTGATTGTAAAAAAGTTCTTATTATTGGTGGTGGAGAAGGTGCAACTTTAAGAGAAGTTTTAAAACATCCTGTTGAAAAAACAAAAATGGTTGATATAGATGGTGAAATGATTGAAATTGCAAAAAACTACCTTAAATATGATAGGGGGGCTTTTTGTGATAAAAGAACTGAACTTATTATTGATGATGGAGTAAAATTTATAAAAAAAGAAGAAGAGATATATGATGTAATAATTGTTGATGCGACAGACCCTTCTAATAATTCGCATTATTTATATACAACTGATTTTTATATAAAAGTTTTTTTACGGTTAAACAAATTCGGAATTTTCACAACTTATGCTGGTGGTGGATATTATTTTCAACCGGAAATTTTAAAGATGATATATAAAAATATGAAAAATGTTTTTGATATGGTTAAAATATACTCTTTTCCTATTGCAGGGTTTCTTCCAGGATTCAGTTTTATAATTGGAGTGAAAGGAAATATCAATATTGAAAATATCCCTGAAATAAAAACTAAAATTGAATTAAAATATTATTCACCAGAAATTCACCACCATCTTTTTGTGCTTCCTTATTATTTTGAAAAAGAATTAAAAATTCTTTAA
- the lpdA gene encoding dihydrolipoyl dehydrogenase — MEKYDVVVIGGGPAGYPCAIKCAQNGKKVCLIEEMAIGGVCLNRGCIPTKSLYTISKEIEKSKFTSIKKETSFSWQGILSEILTDVVMRLRAGVNMLLKSYGIEVIAKKKGEIIDNNIVRIENEEIYGENIVIATGSLPFVPDCFKNDERVISSEQLWKLNELPESIGIIGGGFIGCEYASILSKFGVEVTIYEMMDALLLGKDKEITNYLKNSFEKRGIKINLGKPIKNSEEIKEEKIIVAVGRKPNLPQIPEEIEKDNGWLKTDEKMKTNIKNIYAIGDINGKFPLAYVATKEGEISAENISGKEVTINYDIVPEVIFTDPQIGVCGLTEEQAKAKGINVSIGKFPYNALGRACADKKTDGFVKVISNSDTDEIVGIHIIGELATELVSFSTLTISNGLKIKDVEKIFYCHPTFSEGIMEGIMDLKRKSVHLPPKKST, encoded by the coding sequence ATGGAGAAATATGATGTTGTTGTAATTGGTGGAGGTCCTGCTGGATACCCATGTGCAATAAAATGTGCTCAAAATGGGAAAAAAGTCTGTTTAATTGAAGAAATGGCTATAGGTGGAGTATGTTTAAATAGAGGTTGTATTCCAACAAAATCTCTTTATACAATTTCAAAAGAAATTGAAAAAAGTAAATTCACATCAATTAAAAAAGAGACATCTTTTTCATGGCAGGGAATTCTTTCAGAAATTTTAACAGATGTTGTAATGAGATTAAGAGCAGGTGTTAATATGCTCTTAAAATCATATGGAATAGAAGTTATTGCTAAAAAGAAAGGAGAAATTATTGATAACAATATTGTGAGAATTGAAAATGAAGAAATTTATGGAGAAAATATAGTAATTGCAACAGGAAGTTTGCCATTTGTTCCTGACTGTTTCAAAAATGATGAAAGAGTTATAAGCAGTGAGCAATTATGGAAACTTAATGAACTACCAGAAAGTATTGGAATTATTGGTGGTGGATTTATTGGATGTGAATATGCTTCAATTTTAAGTAAATTTGGAGTTGAGGTTACAATTTATGAAATGATGGATGCACTTCTTTTAGGAAAAGATAAAGAAATTACCAACTATCTTAAAAATTCTTTTGAAAAAAGAGGAATAAAAATCAATCTTGGCAAACCAATTAAAAATTCTGAAGAAATAAAAGAAGAAAAAATTATTGTTGCAGTTGGTAGAAAACCAAATTTACCTCAAATACCAGAAGAAATAGAAAAAGACAATGGATGGCTCAAAACAGATGAAAAAATGAAAACAAACATTAAAAATATTTATGCAATTGGTGATATAAATGGGAAATTTCCACTTGCCTATGTTGCTACAAAAGAAGGAGAAATATCTGCTGAAAATATATCAGGAAAAGAAGTTACTATTAACTATGATATAGTTCCAGAAGTTATTTTTACTGACCCTCAAATAGGTGTTTGTGGGCTAACAGAGGAACAGGCAAAGGCAAAAGGAATAAATGTTTCAATTGGAAAATTTCCATATAATGCTCTAGGAAGGGCATGTGCAGATAAAAAAACAGATGGATTTGTAAAAGTAATTTCCAATTCTGATACAGATGAAATTGTTGGTATTCATATTATTGGGGAATTAGCAACAGAACTTGTATCTTTTTCAACCCTAACTATTAGTAATGGACTTAAAATAAAGGATGTTGAAAAAATTTTTTACTGCCATCCAACTTTTTCAGAAGGAATAATGGAAGGAATTATGGATCTAAAAAGAAAAAGTGTACATCTCCCACCAAAAAAATCAACTTAA
- a CDS encoding nitroreductase family protein: MDFYEVIKTRRSVRNYKDESISEDVLKRVLNAARIAPSGSNRQPWQFILIRETERKKKMVKLCEGQKFVAEVPVLIVACGENIHYNRGNWMGDYSMLVDVAIAVDHLTLAARAEGLGTCWIGSFDNEGIKKFLEIPEDINVVAVIPIGYPLYSDVFKENNNRKTLEEIVFYEKWGNK, from the coding sequence ATGGACTTTTATGAAGTTATAAAAACAAGAAGGAGTGTAAGAAATTATAAGGATGAATCAATTTCAGAAGATGTTCTTAAAAGAGTTTTAAATGCTGCAAGAATTGCTCCAAGTGGAAGTAATAGACAACCATGGCAGTTTATTTTAATAAGAGAGACAGAAAGAAAAAAGAAAATGGTTAAACTTTGTGAAGGACAGAAATTTGTTGCAGAAGTTCCGGTTCTTATAGTTGCCTGTGGGGAAAATATTCACTACAATAGAGGAAATTGGATGGGTGATTATAGCATGCTTGTTGATGTGGCAATTGCAGTTGACCATTTAACTCTTGCGGCAAGAGCAGAAGGACTTGGAACATGCTGGATTGGTTCTTTTGATAATGAAGGAATTAAAAAATTTCTTGAAATACCAGAAGATATAAATGTTGTTGCTGTAATACCAATTGGATATCCCCTTTATTCTGATGTTTTTAAAGAAAATAATAATAGAAAAACACTGGAAGAAATAGTTTTTTATGAAAAATGGGGAAATAAATAA